The Microcaecilia unicolor chromosome 3, aMicUni1.1, whole genome shotgun sequence nucleotide sequence GCGCCAAAGGGGCATACCCAGCCCCTTTGTGCCCAGCTTCTTGTGCAAGTTCAGAGGTGGGACTTTAATGGGTGAGGCTAGCCTTTCTGTGAGCAAATTGTAATGTATTGTTATTAATGTCTGTACATTCCCTTATGGCAAGTTTAGGGAAATGGCTATTATACCAGTTGCTATTATTATGGATAGCTGGGATGCAAGTTGCTGCGCTTAGACTGGAGCAAGATTCCTGTACTAACTTCAATCAGACGGTGTCTCAGGTGTCAAGATGGGTGGTCTAGTGAAAACAACTTTAGCACAATAGCAAGCAATTTGTCAGTTTCTGTTTTAGGGACAGGTCCAGATGGCTATTCTAATGGTACAAAACACAGGAAATCTAATGTGTACAGACAGTTGGTTAATGTAAAATGCAATACTGCTACTAATGAAACTTTTATACCAATACTCATAGACTATATAAACATCAGATCAGTTGTTAATAAGGCTGAGAGAACCAGAAAATGGCTAGAAGAAAAACACTTGTCTGTTTATATCAGAAACATGGTTACATCTCAAAGACAATCCAATCTTGATGGAACTACGTCCTCCAAGTtataacatacagtgggggaaataagtatttgatcccttgctgattttgtaagtttgcccactgacaaagacatgagcagcccataattgaagggtaggttattggtaacagtgagagatagcacatcacaaattaaatccggaaaatcacattgtggaaagtatatgaatttatttgcattctgcagagggaaataagtatttgatccctctggcaaacaagacctaatacttggtggcaaaacccttgttggcaagcacagcggtcagacgtcttctgtagttgatgatgaggtttgcacacatgtcaggaggaattttggtccactcctctttgcagatcatctctaaatcattaagagttctgggctgtcgcttggcaactcgcagcttcagctccctccataagttttcaatgggattaaggtctggtgactggctaggccactccatgaccctaatgtgcttcttcctgagccactcctttgttgccttggctgtatgttttgggtcattgtcgtgctggaagacccagccatgacccatttttaaggccctggcggagggaaggaggttgtcactcagaattgtacggtacatggccccatccattctcccattgatgcggtgaagtagtcctgtgcccttagcagagaaacacccccaaaacataacatttccacctccatgcttgacagtggggacggtgttctttgggtcataggcagcatttctcttcctccaaacacggcgagttgagttcatgccaaagagctcaatttttgtctcatctgaccacagcaccttctcccaatcactctcggcatcatccaggtgttcactggcaaacttcagacgggccgtcacatgtgccttccggagcagggggaccttgcgggcactgcaggattgcaatccgttatgtcgtaatgtgttaccaatggttttcgtggtgacagtggtcccagctgccttgagatcattgacaagttcccccttgtagttgtaggctgatttctaaccttcctcatgatcaaggataccccacgaggtgagattttgcgtggagccccagatctttgtcgattgacagtcattttgtacttcttccattttcttactatggcaccaacagttgtctccttctcgcccagcgtcttactgatggttttgtagcccattccagccttgtgcaggtgtatgatcttgtccctgacatccttagacagctccttgctcttggccattttgtagaggttagagtctgactgattcactgagtctgtggacaggtgtctttcatacaggtgaccattgccgacagctgtctgtcatgcaggtaacgagttgatttggagcatctacctggtctgtaggggccagatctcttactggttggtgggggatcaaatacttatttccctctgcagaatgcaaataaattcatatactttccacaatgtgattttccggatttaatttgtgatgtgctatctctcactgttaccaataacctacccttcaattatgggctgctcatgtctttgtcagtgggcaaacttacaaaatcagcaagggatcaaatacttatttcccccactgtagctcacCTAACTAGGCACAAAAAAAAGGTGGAGGGGTAGCTCTAATTTATAAATCTTTCTTTAAGGTAGACTTGTTTACTGAATATTTATCCCCCTCACCAGAAATGATAGATTGCGAGATGAATGATGAAACACTAAAAGGCAACTTTGCTATGTATTATTTCATCGACTCCCAGGTAGCTGGAATAGTGTTCAAGCTGAATTCTTGGAATTAATTTCAAACATCTGCACCAATTTTTCAAACATAATCCTACTGGGTGACATTAGAACATTTAGAAAATTGTGTGGATTCCGAGACATCAGATCTAATGAACTTTTTAAATCTATGGAACTTCATCTTACTACAAGCTACCAGGTCCCATTCAAAAGGCCATCTACTAAATCTACTAGTTTACAGGTTTTTAGAAAATAACAGCGATATCATAGAAAATCACAATTGGGAGCAGGTAATATGGTCAGACCATAGTAAATTAAGTTTCACTCTGAACTAGAAAGAAAATGGAAAGTATAGGAAGCAAGAATCCACACAAGAATTTATAACCAGAGGGAAATAGATGCATAATCATTCTGGTCAACAATGCAGATAACAAATAAAATATTCCAATTATATAGACTTTATGTGGAATTGGGATAACATCAGTAAGCAAACTCTGGACAAACTAGCCCCATACAAAACTAAAACTAGATCAAAGAAGCAAAGATGTCTCTGGTATAAAACAAAGCTATGAAAACGCTGTGCAGAAAATTAGAAAGAAAATGGTCAAAAGATAAATCAGAAGTGAACAAAAAGATTGTGAAAAAAGGCCTTAAGAAACTATAAACATGAGCTAAAAAGGACCAAAGCAGAATATTATGGCAAGTATGTAGGATTAGATTGTGCTAATGTTAAAAGGATTTATGGGGCTCTTGAACAGTTTAACGTACACCCAAAATCTAACTATGTCAACTGAGATTACAGACAAGCTTGCACACTACTTTGAAAACAAGATTAAAATATCAGAAGAGATCTCATCAGCCCACAAATGGCCATACATGATTTTCTATATGACTGCGAGAAGTTAGATGGGCCTGTCATAGCAGATAGGATACAGTCCTCCTTTAAGCTACCTTCGACCTCTTTAGTGAAATCACTCTTACTAACATATGTGCATGTAATTTGTTTACTAAATGGATGCCCAAATGATATCATGAAGGAATCACCAACTGGTTCATAGAATATATTATTCAACACTTAcacccctgtttattaagccacactagcggctgccttGCGCTGATGCCGACACAGCAtcgcttagtaaacaggtgggtTAGTTTTTATGTTTTCTATTGGTCTATTTCCGGCTGATAAAGAAAACATTATACTTACACCTATTCCTAAGAATAACATGGCTAAAAGAAATAAGGTTTCTAAATATAGACAGTTGCTTCAATTCCACTATTGACCAAGACCATGGAAGGTTTGGTAGCTCAACAACTGATGGAGTACCTATCACACCATTCAATTCTGCATGAATCCCAATCTGGTTTTAGTCCACAATTTAGCACCGAAACTGTTTTAGATATGCTTGTAACAAGATTTAGAAGTACAATTAGCAAGGTGCAAAAACATTtgctactacaatttgatatgacCAGTGCATTTTATGTAGTGGACCACTTCATATTAATGAGCCTACTAGATCATTTTGGGATTAGTGGTGCTTTGTACACATGGCTCAGGAGTTTCTTAAGAAATAGAGATAAATAATGTCATTTTGAACCCATGGACATCAGAATGCGAAGTACCCCAGGGCTCTCCTATCTCCTCAATTTTGTTCAATGTCATGATGGCCCCACTAGGAAGGAAACTAGCTATGTTGGGATTTAATCTTTTCATATACACAGATGATGTTACTATTTATATTccttttaaaaatgatttatctAAAATACTGGATACAGTCAAAACAGGTCAATATCATGGAAATATGGGCTACGACCTTCAAACTTAAATTGAATAGAGACAAAACAACATTTTTGGTTATTTCCTGTTTACATTGTCAAATTTCTTATCCTAATTTCAAAATCAACAAAATAATATATCCAAATGAAACCCAGTTAAAAATCTTAGCAATAATCTTTGACCAGCATTTGTCTTTCGAAAATCATACATCTGCTGTAATAACTaaaattttaaagatttttttggaaATGAAAAAGGATTAGAGATTATTTCACTAACCAATCATTCCAATTATTAGTACAAACAATGGTACCATCACAGATTGACTATTGTAGTACATGTGGAGAGAAAGGAATCTGTGATCAAAATGTTACAGacagttcaaaacacagcagcccacTTGATTTTCAGGGTATCGAAGTAAGAAAGGGTAGCCCCTTTATTCCTtacattgcactggctcccaatcagcaCACGattaatgttttttaaattttgtttgggATGGCACCAGACTATATGATGGACTTAATTAATCTATCAAGGAGGAATGCAGACCCAAAAACAAGAGACTATTTTCTTCTTCATCTCCCTAGCTGTGAAAATATGGTTTATAAGTCAGTTCACATGGCAAATCTAAACTAACTGGGGTCCAAATTGAAGAACCTAATTCCAAAGCAAATAAGAGGAATTAATAATTATCTACTATTCTGTAAAAACCTAAAAACATGTAttttaagaaattttttttttactaagaatGAGTTCAAGAAATTGAGGTTTTATCTTTGTGAATAAAATCTTATCGTTAAATGTAAGCTATATAGAATCTTTGTGAATGTAATCCTGTTTGTtaactgtaaaccacattgaactgtaTTAATTTTTGGATAGTGTAGGatataagaaaaaataaataaattattggcattaactgaCCTTATTCACTATGCTAGATACTGTGTGTGCAATTTCTGTCACATGCAACTTctaggggggcatggccatggaaaggGCATGGACAAGTCAGGGGTGTGCCTATGGGATACGCGGGCAGGTTATAGAATCCTAGGCATTAGATGCCTAACTGCCAATAgctaggcacaagcacttacaccagcctttgacatggtgtaagtgctcccctccccataaagttaggtgtgaaactATGaccttatgctagcattctatgcCAGCAGTTCTGCATGGAACTTCCATTATAAAATTCGCACTCAGTGACATCAATGagctaaaaaaaagacaaaactagTCTCACCATATTTGACTAAACACTTGTATGGAGAGGATAGCAAGAAAGATGCCTCAATATCTTTAGTCTCTTGTCTCGTTGCAAGAAATGCTTTCCATCTTTCTTGAGTTAATTTTTTAatgtctggataaatccagacctTTTGACCACAATTAACATTTAGTTTTATTGTTAAGGAGGGAACACAGAGTAGAAATGCTTTCAACTGACACCTTTCATTCTCATATATTGACATCTCTAAAATTAGTATCATCCAACAAAGTTGAGACACAAAAATAAATGCCATTaattataaatattcattaatccaCATCTTTCTACATTACACTGAAAGCAAACAACACTTCTAAATTGTGAATCTCACTGTGAATATTCAACATGATAGTAAAAAATCTCCTGGAGGAAAGGTAATCCTAAATCCACCTAGCTCAAATTAATATTGGTATGCACATGAATTACCCTTTGTACACAGAGTAATTAATTCAACTATATCACTTATTCATAtgaaaagcatttttttaaatatgtccTAGCTTACCTGCCCATTTTTTCCCAGTTGAATCTCTGCTATAGCAACAGGGGTATTGCCATGATCTATGTGCCGGGATTGAGATTTTAAGTCAACTCTCCAGTTTATGGCCTTTAGAGAGTTATCCCACTTGGACCGAGTGATTAGACTGTCTCGAATATTTATCTTATGATTCTTCCAAAACTTTGCGATAACTCTGGCATTATCTTCTGTGATTCCACCTTGTTTCTTGGTCTGGGCAGTCAGGAACGCTTCAAGCTGGTTCAAATCCATGTCTGCGGAAACTATAGACTAGgtgaaaaaaagaagtaaaaaagAAATTTTCCTTAGACAATGGGTGCAGAATTATTCTAACAAAAATGAAACAGGTTTAACAATGAGCATACCCCCTAGTTTTATAAAAGTGTGCCCAAATTGAACgtgcaatttacagaataagGTCAGTGGAATGCATAATTTAATAGATTCAATGCTAACTggccttaacaaccaattatttgaTCTTTTATTATCCTCtattatctctgttgttttatacGATACGTTTACGATTTCTATTTTACTATAAGTTTGTTTAATGATATTTTACCGAACCGTAGCCTTTCCATGATAttgtgtaagctacattgagcctgcaactggtgggaaaatgtggggtataaatgtgttaaataaataaataaattattggctATAACTGGTAACTGCTCTTatttggtattctataagttgaacacttgcgcctaaagttaggcacgtaaATGcacacttacactagtattctataacaacaagtgcacatgcaactgccattatagaatctgcTTAGTGTGCCTCATCTCAACCAGGGCCgtcgagagacagagccaggcctggggcaggaccaCTGCAGCCACCACCCCCTCCACTCAGGATGCagctgctgccgccgcccctcACTCGCTCAAGCCACCACCGCCCCCCACCCAGGTCCCGACAGGGGCAGGAGACAGaccccggcaccaggccccccctggaggctgggcccagggaattctgcacccccacccccaataacaacacctaactttaggcaatctaTTACTACTACAATACTTTTCAAGAAATTACATCTGGCTCCTCATATGCAACTCAAAGTAAAAGAGACACTCAAAATATTAATCATGAAGAGTACCAAAGAATCAATTTATTCAAGAACAATTAACAATTTAATTCTATGTAAGATACAGCAAAGCTTATAATTCCATAAGAAGACAGAActcataaaaacaaaattaaaatatataatgTTATTGAAATACACTCTTAGAATTTTGCTAACTCcaaatcatcttattttattttccctctATTCATACATACATTAGCATTATATGTGAGAGTTAATTTTAAAATAGGGCACCTATGTTGAAAGTCTAAGAAACACCTATTTGgagaatctctctatataaaacgcacctccaacgttctaatgaagcctctgttagccaacattctaaagtgaagggggtgagatcaaattgtgtctgccccgcccacgcgtcaaacgtgatgacgtcgagggcggagcaatgacactcaaccaatcgcaacgctcggcagcgaagcgtcagggaaggaggcggcgctctcgacgtctagccttcccttcgctgtgttccgccttcttctgacgtcaaggatgacgtcaaaagaaggcggaacacagcgaagggaaacctagacgtcgggagcgccgccttcttccctgacgcttcgctgccggaaccggcacggaggtaaatttaaaaacaagaaaaaaaaaaccaaaacaaccatgttgaggggagagaagagggtggccactaaagaacaacaatgggagcggcagggcaggggagaaacgacagcatggatgcgaaggggggggggggaagaagagggcggcccaggctgggacatgggagagagaggagcatggatgcaaggggggtcatgaaagggagacaggggacttgctgcaaaaggatgaatggaggcggcaggggacagaggagcatggatgggcatggattgggatggcagggctcaggaagagagggcaattgctggaaagggataaatggagggggcaggggacagaggagcatggatggccatggattgggagggcaggactcagggagagagggaaattgctggatagggatgaatagaggggacagatgggcatggatggaaatggattgcagggcaggcctcagggagagagggcaattgctggatagggaaaaatggaggggccaggtgacagatgagcatggatgggcatggattcgaagggcaggactcagggagacgggaattgctggataagaatgaatggaggggacagatggccatggatggatatagattgcagggcaggcctcaggcagagaggggaaatgctggatagggaaaaatggaggggccaggtgacagatgagcatggatgggcatggattggaagggcaggattcagggagaggggaattgctggatagggatgaatggagggcacagatggccatggatgcatatggattgcagggcaggcctcaggcagagaggggaattgctggatagggatgaatggaggggccaggtgacagaggagcatggattggaagggcaggactcagggagaggggaattgctggatagggatgaatggaggagacagatggccatggatggatatggattgcaggacaggcctcaggcagagaggggaaatgctggatacggaaaaatggaggggccaggtgacagatgagcatggatgggcatggattggaagggcaggactcagggagaagggaattgctggatagggatgaatggaggggacagatgggcatggatggatatggattgcagagcaggcctcaggcagagaggggaaatgctggatagggaaaaatggaggggccaggtgacagaggagcatggatgggcatggattggaagggcaggactcagggagaggggaattgctggatagggatgaatggaggggacagatgggcatggatggatatggattgcagagcaggcctcaggcagagaggggaaatgctggatagggaaaaatggaggggccaggtgacagatgagcatggatgggcatggattggaagggcaggactcagggagaggggaattgctggatagggatgaatggaggggacagatgggcatggatggatatggattgcagggcaggcctcaggcagagagggaaaatgctggatagggatgaatggagggggcaggggacagaggagcatggatgggcacacacacacactctctatcacactgtgtctcacatacacacttgcacacactctcattctcacaaacacactctctctctcacacactcacactttcactctaactctcaaacagtcactctcacatacactctcccaaacatacacactccgaggaaaaccttgctagcgcccgtttcatttgtgtcagaaacgggccttttttactagtattttataaaggcaatgtaGCCAGCACCAACAGCACGCAAATGTTCACACACATATTTACACTTACTATGAAACTGGTTCCAGGGTGGctcaggagattttttttttaattatttaaagtTTATtgaatcaaaaacaaaataaagcatgtaCAATAACAGTACCTTCAATGGAACAAATTCCAAGTAAGGAAACAGTAACAAGGTTGACAAATCTCAAATACATCCTCCATGCACCCAACACCCagccaatacccccccc carries:
- the COMMD1 gene encoding COMM domain-containing protein 1, whose translation is MADLDSSKSLSALLNGIVQRTYFSNTEISEELLNRELYPQLSPHEFRVLLDKMRGVLKSIVSADMDLNQLEAFLTAQTKKQGGITEDNARVIAKFWKNHKINIRDSLITRSKWDNSLKAINWRVDLKSQSRHIDHGNTPVAIAEIQLGKNGQESEFLCLEFDETKINYILKKLSEAEESITALIHTS